In Oryctolagus cuniculus chromosome 18, mOryCun1.1, whole genome shotgun sequence, the DNA window GCTTCTCGGGATTGTGTAAGGGAGCTGGCTGCGCGGCCACGGCTTTGAACGAGCCGCCGTGCGGTGTGCGTGGACTGACGTCTGTGTGGCCACGTGCAGGTGCGTCTTCCCGGCATCTGTGTGACtgctctgtctgtgtgtctcaggGTACGTGACGCAAATATGACTGTGTGACCGGCGGGAGGGGTGCCTGCCGGCTGTGTGTTGTCTGCCTCTGTGGGTGTGGATGTCCACACGTGGACTGGCCAGTTTTTCACGTCCACATGTCtaggtttctgtgtggcagctgtgtgtgtgtgtgtgtgtgtgtgctgtacaCCCCTGGGGGACCTCACAGGCAGCTGCAGAGGTCACATACACACTTCTGAAGTCCCCGCCCCCACAGGGCATTGGGGTCAGGGTCAGCGAGTCCTAGGGCTTACTGACCTGAGGCCTCTGCCTAGCCCCATTTGCAGGGAGTGGTGCGGAAAACCTCTGGCTTCTGCCCTCCAGCCCTAGCTCAGCCGCTCCGTCAGCAGGCGTGTGCGTGCCCTGGTGCGCCACGCCGTTGTCCTCTGCACGCCCGCTGCGTCTGAGCTGAGAGAGTTAACCTAGCGGGACAGGGCGGTCTGGGCTGGGGGCCGGCCCCTGGCCCCCCTCCAGCCTGGGCTCCAGTTACAGCTGCTGGTTGGGGagggcctgggtggggtggggccgggAGGGGAGCCCGCGGGGGCGGTGCgtccagctctgggccagggggTCCGAAGTGCTCAGCCCCCAGGGCACAGCCGGACAGTGTGGGGGCCTCGCTCAGCGGGGGACAGCCTGACTGGGGTGAGCGTGCCCACCCCTCCGCTGCAGGCCTCCCCCCTCGCGGGGCCAGCCTGCCTATTTTGGGAGCAGGAGTGGCCAGCCGGTGGCTTCCCAGGCAGGCCTGAcccaggagggaggagagtggTGGTGAGGACGCTGGGGTTCGGCAGGGCTGGGAGTGTGGGTGCAGCTCCTCCCTTCCCAGGCTGGGTGTGAGGTCAGGACGCACACACGTGGAGGTCTGTTTGTCCCTGATGGGGGGCACCCGAGCCCTGGAAGGGGGGTGCTGTATGGCTGGCGGGCTGTGCTTTCGGCGTCCCTCCACCCAGTGTGGGGAAAGGGTGTTGTCTGCACCCCCTTCCGGCCCCACCCACCATGGGTGCgcgtgcgtgtatgtgtgtgtgtgcgtgtgtgtgtgtgtgtgtgtgtcccagctcctgacatcggcttctctctctccccaggccTACTAACCTGGGCCTCAAGTCACTGGCCGGCCATTGTCCGGTTAAGAAAGATGTCacacagaggcggggggggggggacgtcATTCCCCTGACTCATTGCttccagaagaggagcagggtgGCCTTTGCCACTGGGGCGGCCTGTGGCGCAGTGGCAGCTTGTGCATGACCCCCGAGTGGGGGAAGCCGGGCTGTTGCCATGGTGGCTTGTGTGAGGCGAATTCCTCTAGCGTGAAGTGGGACATATTTATACACAGGGTCAGGCCCAGAGCGGGCGGGCGGCTGAGGGAAGGGGGAGCCGGGACTTGGTGCGGACACGGTGAGGTTTGCAGGGCAGGTGGGACCTGGGCGTGTCCCATGGGCTCACGATGGGTGCCCGTCTCTGTCCTGGTGTGGGTGCTTGGCATCTGGGACCTGCTGCGGGGATGTGGAGGCCCATGGGAGAGCCGTGTGGGCGGcatctcccccaccccggccctggcTGGGCTGACCCCCACTTGGTTGGTTGTCCGGTGACGTCCTGGGGCTGCCCTTGTTCCTCAGGCAACTAAGCTGGGTGACTTTGTGTTAAGTCCCTGGCCTGTCTCGGACTTAACCCCTcgggcccaggccccagcagtCTGCGCGGGTGGGCGGAGGCACACCCTTGCTGAGCACGCTGTCCCCACAGGACATGGCCTATCTCCATCACACCTTGCTTGTCTGCATGGGTCTCCTCGCCATGGCCAATGCAGGTGAGTCGCGGGGCGGCACGGGGAGGAGAAACCCCATGAGAACCACATCGGAGACCCCCAACCTCGAGCTGGGGTATAAGCTGGGGTGCTAAACTGAGGACCCCCACATGAGGCTGAGCTGCAGGCGAGGGGAGGCCAAGGTAGGGGGAGGGATGCTGGCAGAGGCACCTGCCACGAGTCAGAGTGCTGGGACCCAGAGAAGGTGGGCGGCCCACCCAGGAAGGTGGAGCCCCATAGGGTCTTCAGAGGGTCGCCCTCTCTGAGACGCGACCCCGATGCCTCTCTTTCCAGAAGCGCCGCAGGAGCAGGATCCATTCACCTACGGTGAGCAGGGTCCCTCTGTcgggggagtggaggggagggactGGACTTGCCCGTCTAGTCTCATGCCGCCCGCACCCCTGTCCTCGCTCTCTCCTGCTgggggtctctccctctcagcatCTCGGGGCTCATGGTCAGCTGCTTCCAAGGCCGCTCCCGTTCCCGTACACCTTCTCCTgcgtgctccccccccccccgcccagggatctttctccccttctcctgcCACCTCTTTCCTCCCCGCCACCCACAGACTACCAGTCCCTGCGGATCGGAGGCCTCATCATCGCCGGGATCCTCTTCATCCTGGGCATCCTCATCATCCTCAGTGAGAGCCCGCCCGGTCgcgccccctgcccagcctgtgtcccagccacccccacccccgcctcgccctgtcccacccccacctccgcgTCCTGACTCCAGCCCTACCCGCCCTACGACCACCCACCCCGTGCCTCGCCTGCCTCGGCCCCCTCTTCCGGACACCAgttctgcccctcctcctgccccgcccTAGTTAGGTCCCGCCCCCTGCCCTCGctctgcccgcccctccccatCCCGCGTCCTGCCCCTGTCCCGCCTCCAGCCCAGCATCGCCCCGCCTCCTGCTCCCGTCCTGCCCAGGTCCGGCCTTCCTAGCCCCGCCCATGTCCCAGCCGCCCTCCCCATCCCACGACCCCCCACCAACACCTCGCCCTGTTCCCCTCTCCCCCGCGTCCCGTCCAGACTCCAGTcccgcctccagccccacccctcccgccTCCGCGTCCTGCCCCTCaccaccccgccccctccccgcttcCAGTccggcccctgcccggccccgcctTCAGCCGCGTCTGTGGCGGCGCCTCGCGGACCCAGACGAGGGCGAGCGGGAGCCAGGGCCCGTGGGTGCCCGCCTATAGGGGCGCTCAGTCTGCCCCTTCCCGTCCCCACAGGCAAGCGATGCCGGTGCAAGTTCAACCAGCAGCAGAGGTGAGAGCCTTAGAGAGGGGCGTGGGGTGAGGCCGGCAGTCCGCAGCCCCGCGGCCAGAATCCTTCGGCGAACGTGCGTGacgcacctgctgtgtgccaagcCCCCGGCCCGGGGTGGCGCGCGGTGGCAGCGGCGCCCGCCTGGGAGGTCACCCCGGCGAGGACACGCAGCGGCAGGGGGCCACGCGGGGTCGCTCGGCGGCCTGGTTTAGCCCCGAGTCCTGTTCAGAGCGCTTTGACACAGCGCGAAGGAAAGCGACACCTGCGCGCGCTCACAGGTGTTCTTACGGCGGGAGCCAGAGCTGCCGGGGCGCGCGCCACGTGCGAGACCCCGCTGCATTGCATGCGGTCTTACTGATGCCTCACACCGCCCGCACTAGGCAGGCCGCCACGCGGGGAGATGGAGGCACCTGCCCGAGATCATGCCGGGAGAGTGGGTGGGGGTCCTGGGTCTACGACTCGAGTCCCTGCGGAGGGACTCGCCGCTCCTGTCACCCGCTCTCCTGCCCGGGCCGGGAGGCTGCTCCTCGCGCGCCCTGGGCCTCCCGATACCGGCTTGGGAAACGGGGTTCCGCGGGGCTTTCCTGGAAGCAGTTGCCTCTCCACCCCCAACTCCCTGCGCCTCTCCCTTCCAGGACCGGGGAGCCCGACGAAGAGGAGGGGACTTTCCGCAGCTCCATCCGCCGTGAGTCCGGGGACGGGCGCGGAAGCCTAGGGCTGAGGGCTGGACCCGGAATCCCTTCCCCGGCGCTTGCCGGGCGCCCGGGGGGAGGGGCTTGATCTGAAACGGGGTTGCGGGGAGTAGCCCGCAGCCGCCGCGGGCCCCTCCTGACGCCAGAACTCTCCGTGTGCCCTCAGGTCTGTCCACTCGCAGGCGGTAAAGACACCTGGCGCCGCGGAACGAAGCCAGGTCCTGCAGCCCTGAGTGCGCTGGGGGAGGGAGACCGGCGTGGGAGCGTCgtcggctggggctggggtccctccGCGCCTCTGACCCTGTTCCCTCCCACAGGTTCCCCCTGGCACCTGACACCTTGCACCCACCACCTGCGCGCCTACCATCACCTCGgttgccccctccccagccctgcccatcacccctaccccccacccccatccctggtACCGCCCAGACTTGCAATAAAAcgtgcttctctctccctctctcgtaaGCGCTTTGTTGATCTGTCGGTCCCTCTGCGAAAAACCTGGGCGCCCCCTTGGCCCCGGCAGGGGGCGCCCCCACCCTTGGGGAAGGGGCGGGGACGTCGGCAGTGGGCgggagcgggggcgggggtggccaGGACGGGGGCGGGTTCCCCGGGCCCCCATTGGCTACAGCCCCCCCCAACACCAGGGCTCCCCCCATCTGTCCCCATCAGTCTGTCCtgcttccagctgctgcagccgcgCCGTCACCGCCTCAGCAGTATCCAGCAGCCCCCCTGCTCCGGCCCAGCATGGCGACCCCGACCCAGACCCCCACAAACGGTGAGCCGTGCCTAGACAAGGAGGCGCAAagcagggttgggggtggggggcttcggGATCTGATACCTTAGGAGAGAGAGGGGGTTGGAAGATTCCCGTAATGGataaggaggggagtggggagaggatgTCTGTCCCTCCCCTGAGCGGAGCACCCCTGCCCCGTGGCTCACCCCTGGACACCCTCTCCCGGGCGGTGGTGGCATCCCTGTGCAGGACCCGTGGTTAGAGAGTGGCAGTCCCGGGAGAAAGGATGCGCGGACAGGTTGCTATGGCAACCGGGTGGCTGGTCCAGTGCCCGTGGTGGCAGACGGAGGAGATGGGCTTTAGGGTGGGAGCGGGTGGGTAGCGGCCAGAGAGGTTTGGGGAGATTTCCGGATCCTCGAGCTGGGCAAGGGGCAGGGTTCTAGATCGCTCGTGTTTCCAGCATCGCTGTCGCCTGCGGTGGGTGTTTCCTGAAATCGCTAGCAGACAGGTTCACAGGGAAACGGGGTGAACTGAAGAGAGAGACactaagcctgaaaaagaaagCGAGCAAGGAAGAGACCCAGAAAGACAGGCGAGAGGCAGCCAGCAGCCGAGGGAgatgcacagaaagagaaaaccagAGATAGGGAGACCCTGGCTTGGGAGTGGGGGGCTGGAGataggaagggaggggggagggcagcctggggtggggcccgAATCACTGCAGTGAGCCTCCATGGTGGGAAGGGGGTGGCGGGACCCTCCCTCCCAGGTTCCACGCCAGTGTCCCCAGAGGTGAACTGGGTATGCACAGATGGCCCTCCTGGCCCCATCCGGCTGCTCTGTGACTGACATCTTGCACCCGTTTACCCAGTGATGCACCTGCTTAAACCGCCTCCCCCACCATGGACCCCCGGTAGCCCCCTTCGCTGAGCCTGCTTCTGCAGAGGAGCAGTGGACAgaatgctgggggggggggcagggccagggatgCTGAGGAGCCCCTGGAGGGGAAGGGAACCCCGatccacctctccctccccctccctccccgttTTCCCAGCAGGCAGGGGCTTGCTGCACTGAGCCGTATCTGCAGAATCCGAagcagggcggggggaggggggctgcagaggctggaggccactctggggagagggggcagggctgagccagcaggTCTGGCGGGAGCCCAGGGCTTCTTTTCGCAGAGGTGGTGGTTAGCAGGATCGATGGCAGTAGACTGGCAGGGGCAGGACAGATGCCTCAGTGCCCTGCCTTCCCAGTGGCAGCGTGAGAGGGGACCGCAGGTCTCGGGAAATCCCGGTGAAGGAGAACCGTGTTGTGCGCTGTGAGCCACTTAAGGCAACTAATTAATGAATTGttgggaagagggggagggagatgcGTCTCTCTGCACCCTGCCGGAGAACAGGAGGAGGAATCGGGGGCCAGGCGAATGGGGATGCGTGAGCACCACTGGGCCTGGGTCCCTgttgtccctgtccctgtccctgaaAGGGTCCCTGAACTTGGccagcagccagccctgcagggctAACAGTGAGAGGTGCCAAAGGAGAGGAAATCAAGATTGAGcccagagttagaaagaaaaccCCCAAGCCTCACACAGGACCCCACCCAGCCCGGGGTGCCTGGACCCATCACCTCTCAAGATGCTCCAGTTGCCATAGCAACCACCTCCTTCCTGATCTCTCCTTGGCAACTGGCCAGGAGTAGTGCACattccttctctgcctcctggctccacccATAGCCCAGCCACGCCCTGAAGACCCAGATTGCTGGGGTAGCCAGGACCAGAAGAGGATTTTTCTCCTGCAAGGAGCGCCCAGCACCCAGGGAGGATTCTGGAACAGGCGCTCACCCAGTGGATTCCTGAGAACTtttgaggaagaagagaggggtgGAAAATCCGGAGATCAAAGCAAGATAGTCCACCTTTGATAGAGAATCCACCTCCCACAGCACAGGAGGGCCTCGCTTTCATCCACTCATACATTCCAGGGAACTTCTTTGGCCTTTCATACATGTCAGGGTTAGCAGCAGAGCTGAGTCGGGCAGGGGTGCTGAGACAGAGCACGGGTGACCCTAAAACAGTGTCTGCCACCATCAGCTTTCTGGTTCTTGCCTCATtcaagtgcccccccccccacattgcTATCGACTTCATGTTTTTTTTCTTGCAAGGATTAGCTTTTTACAAACATCATTAGCTCCACCAGTACAAAGGGAAAATCCAAGGTGGGTCATTAAACTGAAAACAAGCACAGAAACAAAGTTAAGCTGGCGACTTTATTTTTCCTGGTCCAATGTCCCCCTTTTGTGAAAGAAGGATGAAGATAGCACCTCCATCAGAGAGCTGCTGCCGGGATTAATGTGTTAGTATCTATAAAGTGCTCATAAGCAAGGCTGGAGTGGAGTCAGAGCTCTCCACTGCTGGTTAGATGGACAAGCAAGCAAGAAGAGAAACGAATGAATGACAACATCCAATTACGTCACAAAAGTCTATCTCAGCATACTCGCTGCAGGCTCTGAGCTCAAGTTCCCTGGGGTAAAAGAGGAGCATCACAGGGCTGGGAGGTGTCAAAGACCATTTAGCATCAGCCCAGGACTTCCTGTTTGGAGCCTGGAGACAGGGGAAGGGCAGAGTTCCACCTGGTGTGGATCAGACCAGGCACCTGTATGGGGCAGGTAGGCTGGGGCACGCGGGGGCGGGGACACGCAGGAGGCGTTCCTCTCTGATGCTATGTGTCCATCACAGGTAGACTGGGGGTCTCACTAAAAATCCTAGTGCCACCTCCCTCTAGAATATTCAGGTCACCAGGCCAGAGGTGAAGGAATGCCCTTGCAGGAGCACCTAAGTGCTCTGGCCTGGAAATGGCCATTGGCCCGAATTAGTCACATGGTCCCACTGAACTTCAAGGGAGCCGGCCCTCCCAGAGCCTGGAAGGTGGAGGGAAAAATGAGTGTGACCACCTGGCATCGCCCTGGCTCCCCTTGCCTGGTGGCACACACCTGCAGAATTCTGCCTTGACAAGGCCGGACAAGGCCAAATGCAACAGAACGGGCAGAAGAATTCAAGAGGCAACAGGTGCACTTCTTGCATGGGAAGGGGTATGTGCCAGGGAGGTGGGAGACGGGGACAGGTAGACCCATAGACACGCATCGTATCCACCTGTTAACGTTTCTGAAACCTGGTGAGCTCTGGCTGGAGCTACACTCAGACAAACGCACTGGGAATACTATTGCAAAAATCAAGGTTTGATCTTTTGAAATCACTGGTGTCCTAGAAATCACTAACACAGGCCATGAGTCAGCCCAGCTCCCCTGTACTGGAGTTGGAGGCAGGAGTGAGTGGACAAGGACAATAGCTGCAGTGCCTGTCATTGGGATCTCTCAGATGACTTACAAGTTTTGGGGAGTGTTCAGGGGAAGCCAGTATCAGTGGCCACCAGTGGGACTGGGATCTGTTAACCCCTGACATCACATGAAAGtcggtgtgtgtgcgtgtgtgtgtgtgtgttttaggaaTGAGCCCATAGCTTGTGTCAGGCCTCCATGGTGGTCTAGGATCGGGCATGCCCTGGACGGCTGGATAGATTGTGCACCGCACAGGGGACGGTACCAATGGGCAGAAGCCACTCTGTGCCCCATTCTTCAGGCCTTGTGTCCTGCCACCAGGGCAAGGGTTGCCTTTATCTGATTGTCACAATCCTCAAACACATGGAGAAACCCAGTGTTGAAATagttcttccctctctttctctgcctccttttGCCCAGCTCCCGAGGAACCTGACCCATTTTATTATGGTGAGTGGTGGGTTTTCTGATAGGGGCAGCATGGGGCTCGGTGGAGGGGTGGCTGCAGATTCTAGTGGGTCACTGTGGAAGTGGCTTAAGCTGTGGTCACTGCATATGTGTTCCGCCCTGGTGCGGCTCATGCCAGCTGGGTTCAGGGAAGGCAGAACCagattgggggaggggaggtctctCACTCTCCTGAGCCCCCCATTCCATCCAGAAGTCCGGGCTGGTGCATTGGAGCCATTAGAGAAACGGAGGAGAGAGGCCTTCAAAGCAGCGACTCAGGCCGGATTTCAGTCCTGGCTTGTCCACTGCTGAGCTGTGGCTTACCTCCGGGCCCTTTTGCAAATAGAAGATAGCAAGGCAAAGAATTACTTGGATGATGTCATGACATCAGCCCAAAGATGTGACTCCCAGATCTGCAGGTCTGGCCCTGGTCTCCTCTCTAaacaccctgctgcctcccctcaaCCCCCACCTGCTCTCTcagactctccctcccacctcagggcctttgcacttgctgttgctgctgcagaaatactccccccaccccacccccaccttggcTCTCCATGCAGCTGGCAAAGGCTCCTTTCCCTTCTGGCCTCGGATCAAATATCGACTGCCTGGTGGAAGAGGCCTTCCCTGATTCTGGCAAAAGCCGCCACACCACACCCAGCCATGACTTGGTTTTTTTGGGATTTTGGTTGATGCTTTATCACAATATCACAGAAGTAAACTCCTGAGGGCAGAGGCCCGGGCCACGATGGGGCAGAGTGGGTGCTCCCGCGAGTCCTATTTGGAGAATTGGCAGTGCTCTGGGCACTCAGAGGCACCGCAGGGTGCAAGGCAGACAAGATCCCCTGCCCTCCTCGACCCACGCTcggtgggagacacagatactCAGGAAAACAGCCATGCAGAGGATTTACTAAACGAGAATCAtcgaaaaggaaaataaaggctGGAATGTGACGAGAACATGTTGAGGACAGGATAGAACATTTCTAGAAGGCATCACCGATAATCACAGCCCAGAAGCTGGTGCGGGAAGAGCACTCAGGCAGACGGGACAGCGAGTGCAGAGGCCCCACGTGGTCCAGGGACGGCAGGGAGGCCGGTGTGGCTGCAACAGGGGAGCCACGGGAGAGTGGAAGGGGTGGGGTCTGACGATTGGGGACCAGATCTCCCAGAGAATTGTGGGTCATGGTGAGGACTTTGGTTTGTCCCTGGAATGTGGTAGGAGCCTGAAGAGGGCTCTGAGTTGAGACACAGAGTCCCTGGGGCTGTGggaaggtgggggcagggtggggcagcaGGCCCACAGGGAAGGCTGCTGCCATGGCAGACAGGGTGAGGACCATGGAGCAG includes these proteins:
- the FXYD1 gene encoding phospholemman isoform X3, whose product is MAYLHHTLLVCMGLLAMANAEAPQEQDPFTYDYQSLRIGGLIIAGILFILGILIILSKRCRCKFNQQQRTGEPDEEEGTFRSSIRRLSTRRR
- the FXYD1 gene encoding phospholemman isoform X1; its protein translation is MTPEWGKPGCCHGGLCEANSSSVKWDIFIHRVRPRAGGRLREGGAGTWCGHGHGLSPSHLACLHGSPRHGQCRSAAGAGSIHLRLPVPADRRPHHRRDPLHPGHPHHPQQAMPVQVQPAAEVRALERGNSPCALRSVHSQAVKTPGAAERSQVPPGT
- the FXYD1 gene encoding phospholemman isoform X2, whose translation is MTPEWGKPGCCHGGLCEANSSSVKWDIFIHRDMAYLHHTLLVCMGLLAMANAEAPQEQDPFTYDYQSLRIGGLIIAGILFILGILIILSKRCRCKFNQQQRTGEPDEEEGTFRSSIRRLSTRRR
- the FXYD1 gene encoding phospholemman isoform X4; the encoded protein is MTPEWGKPGCCHGGLCEDMAYLHHTLLVCMGLLAMANAEAPQEQDPFTYDYQSLRIGGLIIAGILFILGILIILSKRCRCKFNQQQRTGEPDEEEGTFRSSIRRLSTRRR